One Cryptomeria japonica chromosome 9, Sugi_1.0, whole genome shotgun sequence genomic window carries:
- the LOC131048309 gene encoding flavonol synthase/flavanone 3-hydroxylase — protein MEQQSAITRVQSLAERGIQTVPLQYVRPREEIFNNINSSHAQDVQIPIIDLHGLDVQPLSITTVTEIASAAEKWGFFQIVNHGIPESLIARVQAVGKAFFELPMEEKEVYKSEGGGNHIGYGTKVGTSADAKLDWRDYYYNILWPVSKRFMSKWPKQPSDFMEVMDEYSKMICKLWEVLMQALCGGLGLANENALDEALGGERKEIHFTINYYPPCPQPEQVFGVSPHSDVDALTILLQDQIPGLQILKGDAWLDVPCIPGALVVNIGDQIEILSNGKYKSIEHRSFVHKKCVRMSWSMFCTPSQNVIISPLKELISEENPPLYGASSYQEYLEQFFIKGLIGKDYINELKCSSA, from the exons ATGGAACAGCAGTCTGCCATAACCAGAGTGCAGAGCTTAGCAGAGAGAGGAATCCAAACAGTTCCACTACAATATGTTAGGCCGAGAGAAGAGATCTTCAATAATATTAATTCTTCTCATGCACAGGACGTTCAGATTCCAATCATTGACTTGCATGGCTTGGACGTGCAGCCTCTGAGCATAACTACTGTAACAGAAATTGCAAGCGCTGCAGAGAAGTGGGGTTTTTTTCAGATTGTTAATCATGGAATTCCTGAGTCTCTTATTGCTCGAGTACAAGCTGTGGGGAAGGCCTTCTTTGAGCttcctatggaagaaaaggaagtgTATAAAAGTGAAGGAGGAGGGAACCATATTGGGTATGGCACCAAAGTAGGAACTTCGGCTGATGCGAAATTAGACTGGAGAGATTACTATTATAATATTTTGTGGCCTGTTTCCAAAAGATTCATGAGCAAGTGGCCCAAGCAACCTTCCGATTTCAT GGAAGTGATGGATGAATACAGCAAAATGATTTGCAAATTGTGGGAAGTTCTAATGCAGGCACTATGTGGTGGCCTTGGATTGGCTAATGAAAATGCTCTTGATGAGGCGTTGGGCGGAGAGAGGAAGGAGATTCATTTTACCATAAACTACTACCCGCCCTGCCCTCAGCCAGAACAGGTGTTTGGCGTCTCACCTCACTCTGATGTGGATGCCCTCACAATTCTCCTTCAGGACCAAATCCCAGGCCTGCAAATTCTCAAGGGCGATGCATGGCTTGATGTTCCCTGCATCCCGGGTGCTCTTGTGGTCAATATTGGTGATCAAATTGAG ATATTgagcaatggaaaatacaagagcaTTGAGCATAGGAGTTTTGTTCACAAAAAATGTGTAAGGATGTCATGGTCCATGTTCTGTACTCCGTCTCAAAATGTAATCATCTCACCTCTTAAAGAATTGATAAGTGAAGAGAATCCTCCATTGTATGGAGCATCGTCCTATCAAGAGTATCTTGAGCAGTTTTTCATCAAAGGATTGATTGGCAAGGATTATATCAATGAACTCAAATGTTCATCTGCATAG
- the LOC131048295 gene encoding uncharacterized protein LOC131048295 has translation MAKELRETQVERIIVMVDIRDLKHIHTLVNKKLYLAAIRDCVCKILLENSNKTVWAFKLFDSSMWPFRSRSYIEQTIGKRAGHVHFNPTTQTDAFLSALKSLATANFGALCCPDFVHGGRLHFISRSLLELGYGRAYIVVDIDSKKKDHPIPCKKNLVVLFSPFPWTRNGFRDFLKEDKPGAVLSPWSFEDDPWEQFCMKLRSAKREFESRDVHFCWIDIPPIFPAQEVIACEINPEQVIEAFKTMHWSFQTMDALLVASKLVPFQLIWPAIVYSSNMFPSVPSKTCGEVFLEIKGIDGKPVRGRVCKVQCIDLERSNSDFIQDSKACMDHLGGLDLSTVVLKNKNERRILNSSIVKLHVAELFRKDKCPDLSSVICECVMLRNLISGQKVEGIFDGIVDEMLERLQQRQCEFVRGKPVWQLLMAYLSCQKCIALVTVSDNGSHSHAILDPFTVHTAFLYILNSNVQLAITSISSTDNNVEVPYVKENADNCLQAFQENHEANSKETVTSKLYRRKRASTRYNLNQTMNSKRLKGSDLNIYKCDTWDSLYSAIVLRLCKEDPSNIELNPAIKLESRYKSNQKSKILKLVSSWFNQNSRKLGVDHNVQLKNHNEEESIEPSPVDTESIWTKGEGESYIHMDSEHVDIILSSENAVSFIGSLEEKIQHGLSNMEVDLGALANRLVQLLVQSMEIQSTEEEESHDIEKTSIFEKLMRLLLKKPEDLATKYKGCLLPLSNPQPGAFDLPPTYTSEVKVREYLFSLGFIEVTDCLCPLQLHFLSTIMSRIHNAYRDGLHINCRYELQILFRMEILATTRSCMGTDGNEIQLTEDICKLLENIQFNLPGGIMEGQNLIEFCDRVIKFRYVDSLYEAVEKIYEQMDLGSMDAASITSSPKDWLAGNQVNSEKSKGQKKKKLPRKTEDDYETKMKKAEMKRDRARRFSHFSSRASNLERIWTPKTPAQQKKCYTITNKFLKDDVDLKNAIQTKTEDLFRDEVDATSEMSNSTIEESVDYQVRNFVDRHDSNDDNDDDIDCIPESP, from the exons ATGGCGAAGGAACTAAGAGAAACCCAGGTGGAGAGAATCATAGTAATGGTTGACATACGAGATTTGAAGCATATTCACACCTTGGTCAACAAAAAACTATATCTTGCAGCCATTAGAGACTGTGTATGCAAGATATTACTTGAAAACAGTAATAAGACAGTGTGGGCATTTAAGCTGTTTGATTCCTCTATGTGGCCTTTTCGTTCAAGATCTTACATTGAGCAAACTATTGGTAAACGAGCAGGTCATGTGCATTTCAACCCAACTACGCAAACAGATGCTTTTCTTTCAGCACTGAAATCTCTGGCTACTGCAAACTTTGGAGCACTCTGTTGTCCAGATTTTGTGCATGGTGGTCGACTTCATTTTATTTCACGATCTTTGCTGGAGCTT GGGTATGGAAGAGCTTATATTGTTG TGGACATAGACAGTAAGAAAAAGGACCATCCTATTCCCTGTAAGAAGAATTTGGTGGTTTTGTTCTCGCCATTTCCATGGACAAGGAATGGTTTCAGAGATTTTCTTAAAGAAGACAAACCAGGAGCTGTGCTATCTCCTTGGAGTTTTGAAGACGATCCATGGGAgcaattttgcatgaaattaaggTCAGCTAAAAGAGAATTTGAGTCCAGAGATGTACACTTCTGTTGGATTGACATTCCCCCAATCTTTCCAGCCCAGGAAGTAATAGCATGCGAAATAAACCCAGAACAAGTTATAGAGGCCTTCAAGACAATGCACTGGAGTTTTCAAACCATGGATGCCCTTCTAGTGGCATCCAAATTGGTGCCCTTTCAGCTAATTTGGCCTGCCATTGTTTATTCCAG CAACATGTTTCCCTCTGTGCCATCTAAGACTTGTGGAGAAGTATTCTTGGAGATCAAAGGAATTGATGGGAAACCTGTGAGGGGTAGAGTCTGCAAAGTTCAATGCATTGATTTGGAGAGAAGTAATTCGGACTTTATTCAAGATTCAAAAGCTTGCATGGATCATCTTGGTGGATTGGATTTGTCCACAGTTGTTCTAAAAA ATAAAAATGAGAGGAGGATCCTGAATTCTAGCATTGTGAAGCTTCATGTTGCTGAGCTTTTTCGGAAGGATAAATGCCCAGACCTGAGCAGTGTTATATGTGAGTGTGTTATGCTTCGAAATTTAATCTCCGGACAGAAAGTGGAGGGAATTTTTGATGGAATTGTGGATGAAATGCTGGAGAGGCTTCAACAGAGACAGTGTGAATTTGTGCGTGGAAAACCTGTTTGGCAGCTGCTTATGGCATATTTATCATGCCAAAAATGTATTGCTTTGGTTACTGTTTCTGATAATGGATCTCATTCCCATGCCATTTTGGACCCTTTCACTGTCCATACTGCCTTTCTCTATATATTAAACTCTAATGTGCAGCTTGCTATTACTAGTATTTCATCCACAGATAATAATGTTGAAGTGCCTTATGTGAAAGAGAATGCTGATAATTGTCTGCAAGCTTTTCAAGAAAATCATGAAGCAAATTCAAAGGAAACAGTTACAAGTAAACTGTATAGGAGAAAAAGGGCCAGTACAAGATACAACTTGAACCAGACTATGAACTCCAAGAGATTGAAAGGCTCTGACCTTAATATCTATAAATGTGATACATGGGATTCATTATACTCTGCCATTGTTTTGAGGTTGTGCAAGGAAGATCCTAGCAATATTGAACTTAATCCAGCTATAAAACTGGAAAGTAGATATAAAAGTAACCAGAAATCCAAGATTCTAAAGCTAGTAAGCTCCTGGTTTAACCAGAACTCTAGAAAATTGGGTGTTGATCACAATGTACAGCTAAAAAATCACAATGAAGAGGAATCAATAGAGCCATCTCCAGTAGATACAGAATCAATATGGACTAAAGGGGAAGGAGAATCTTACATTCACATGGACTCTGAGCATGTTGATATTATTCTTAGTTCAGAAAATGCAGTCTCATTTATTGGTTCTCTAGAAGAAAAAATTCAGCATGGCCTTTCTAACATGGAAGTTGATTTGGGTGCACTAGCAAACCGCCTTGTCCAGTTATTGGTACAGAGTATGGAGATCCAATCCACGGAAGAGGAAGAGAGTCATGACATTGAGAAGACATCAATATTTGAGAAGCTTATGAGATTGCTGCTGAAGAAGCCAGAGGATTTAGCTACCAAGTACAAGGGATGTTTGCTTCCACTATCTAATCCTCAGCCAGGGGCTTTTGATCTACCTCCTACTTACACCTCGGAAGTCAAAGTTAGAGAGTATCTTTTTTCTTTAGGTTTTATAG AAGTGACTGATTGTCTTTGTCCACTTCAACTGCATTTTCTGAGCACCATAATGAGTAGAATTCATAATGCTTATAGAGACGGCCTTCATATAAATTGCAG ATATGAATTGCAAATCTTATTTCGGATGGAGATACTTGCAACAACAAGATCATGCATGGGAACGGATGGAAATGAAATTCAATTAACAGAGGACATCTGCAAGCTTTTGGAAAACATCCAATTTAATCTACCAGGAGGGATAATGGAGGGGCAGAACCTCATTGAATTTTGTGATAGAGTAATCAAATTCAG aTATGTGGACTCTCTTTATGAAGCTGTTGAAAAAATTTACGAGCAAATGGACTTGGGCTCCATGGATGCTGCTTCCATTACATCATCTCCGAAGGACTGGTTAGCTGGGAACCAAGTGAATAGTGAAAAGAGCAAGGGCCAGAAGAAAAAGAAACTACCCCGCAAAACTGAAGATGACTATGAAACTAAGATGAAAAAAGCCGAGATGAAAAGAGACAGAGCCAGAAGATTTTCACATTTTTCTAGCAGAGCTTCAAATTTAGAACGCATTTGGACGCCAAAGACTCCAGCTCAGCAGAAAAAGTGCTATACTATCACTAACAAGTTTCTAAAAGATGATGTTGATTTAAAGAATGCAATTCAAACTAAAACTGAAGACCTGTTTAGAGATGAGGTAGATGCCACGAGTGAAATGTCAAACAGTACTATTGAAGAATCTGTAGATTATCAAGTTAGAAATTTTGTTGACAGGCATGACAgcaatgatgacaatgatgatgacatCGACTGTATTCCGGAATCTCCTTAG